Proteins encoded within one genomic window of Hermetia illucens chromosome 2, iHerIll2.2.curated.20191125, whole genome shotgun sequence:
- the LOC119647437 gene encoding uncharacterized protein LOC119647437: MVFAPDFWEIGRRAESRRTHFTFSIYIIFHFREKLLLIGDYMPSKNSRPNSQWLSSSNKLPSARSFLRFHVKTVHTRRSSAANLVDVMQGEDFSRSQNDLFHPKNRENQEISRMRVVMTSTLALD, from the exons ATGGTATTCGCCCCTGATTTTTGGGAAATCGGACGGCGAGCAGAATCACGACGCACGCACTTCACCTTCTCAATTTATATCATCTTTCATTTTCGCGAGAAATTGCTACTGATAGGCGACTAC ATGCCCAGCAAAAACTCGCGACCCAACTCACAATGGCTTTCTTCTTCCAACAAACTACCGAGCGCTCGCTCTTTTCTGCGCTTTCACGTGAAAACAGTGCACACTCGAAGATCTTCGGCAGCGAatctagtggatgtgatgcaagGTGAAGACTTTTCGCGTTCACAAAATGATTTATTCCATCCGAAAAACAGAGAAAATCAAGAGATTTCCCGAATGCGCGTTGTTATGACGTCCACTCTCGCGCTTGATTGA
- the LOC119647436 gene encoding uncharacterized protein LOC119647436, which yields MSAKLHEHIEFSPKLFKWCWQLVSRQVDIRQFVVQMTNCNVIGSLGLFLNCSMNHDQKPASINALGIAHRNLGIIFINIQLIAFRKYVPNLVLLNRTGYNVTDAYYRPPGRKADIVKILIDDMTQWLEVNGTAMHLRNYHPDENRLPGYLPDVKFRLSYDIFGSLISNRTRMGFATFEGVVKYLRKLG from the exons ATGTCTGCGAAACTCCATGAGCATATTGAATTTAGCCCAAAACTTTTCAAATGGTGCTGGCAATTAGTCTCCAGACAAGTAGATATA CGCCAATTTGTTGTACAAATGACCAACTGCAATGTGATTGGCTCCCTTGGCTTATTTTTGAATTGCTCCATGAATCACGACCAAAAACCAGCATCCATAAATGCCCTTGGTATTGCACATCGCAATTTAGGgataattttcattaatatCCAGCTAATCGCTTTCCGAAAGTATGTGCCCAATCTAGTTCTTCTCAATCGAACAGGATATAATGTAACGGATGCCTACTACAGACCACCTGGCCGAAAAGCTGATATTGTGAAGATACTTATAGATGACATGACGCAATGGTTAGAAGTCAATGGG ACTGCAATGCACTTAAGGAACTACCATCCCGACGAGAATAGGCTACCAGGATATTTGCCCGATGTTAAATTTCGTCTTAGTTATGATATTTTTGGAAGTCTAATTTCGAACAGAACAAGGATGGGGTTTGCCACTTTTGAAGGAGTCGTAAAGTATCTCAGAAAATTAGGATGA